In Ectothiorhodospira sp. BSL-9, a single window of DNA contains:
- the rsmG gene encoding 16S rRNA (guanine(527)-N(7))-methyltransferase RsmG produces the protein MPDSAHLTQDAAHPFPPHVGERLARGLGQLGLNADLKAPLLAYVSLLTRWNKAYNLTAVRDPRDMVNVHLLDSLAALPHARGPRILDVGTGPGLPGIPLALARPEWQFVLLDSGIKKTRFLRQVVMELGLENVEVVHSRVENYRPEQGFDTVISRAFSATGTFTRVAGHLCGPGGQLLAMKGRDADNDPEGLPTGWSVVATHSLRVPGLSAVRHLVEIKKDS, from the coding sequence GTGCCTGATTCCGCCCACCTGACCCAAGATGCCGCTCACCCCTTTCCGCCCCATGTGGGAGAACGCCTGGCCCGAGGGCTGGGCCAACTGGGGCTGAACGCCGATCTGAAGGCACCCCTGCTGGCCTATGTCTCACTGCTCACCCGCTGGAACAAGGCCTACAACCTCACCGCCGTGCGCGATCCCCGGGATATGGTCAATGTCCACCTGCTGGATTCCCTGGCCGCGCTGCCCCATGCGCGTGGGCCGCGTATCCTGGACGTGGGCACGGGGCCCGGTCTGCCGGGCATCCCTCTGGCCCTGGCTCGGCCCGAGTGGCAGTTCGTGCTGCTGGACTCAGGGATCAAGAAGACCCGATTCCTGCGTCAGGTGGTCATGGAGCTGGGTCTTGAGAATGTGGAGGTGGTTCATTCCCGAGTGGAAAACTACCGTCCGGAGCAGGGCTTTGATACAGTCATCAGCCGCGCATTCTCCGCCACCGGCACGTTCACACGTGTGGCCGGCCATCTGTGCGGCCCCGGAGGGCAACTGCTCGCCATGAAGGGCCGCGACGCCGACAACGACCCCGAAGGGCTGCCCACGGGCTGGTCCGTGGTGGCGACCCATTCGCTCCGGGTGCCCGGCCTGTCCGCCGTGCGACATCTGGTCGAAATCAAAAAGGATTCCTGA